One genomic segment of Pseudorca crassidens isolate mPseCra1 chromosome X, mPseCra1.hap1, whole genome shotgun sequence includes these proteins:
- the ZNF449 gene encoding zinc finger protein 449 produces the protein MAVALGCAIQASLNQGSVFQEYDTDCEVFRQRFRQFQYKEASGPHEAFNKLWELCCQWLKPKMRSKEQILELLVLEQFLTILPTEIETWVREHCPENRERVVSLIEDLQRELEIPEQQLDRQEMLLEELAPVGMAHIPPNIHLESPPLQVMGPAPEVPVAEAWIPQAGPQELSFGAAGEGQPFLDPGYPIPKLDVSFPLEHREEAWVKELQDSKEIKQLLDSKLGFEIGIENEEATSEKQKKMENMYPFIVTLEGNALHGPILQKDYVQLENQWETPPEDLQRDLTKLVEHQNPSAGEKPESSNLEEPLNARPHKKKSPGDKPHRCSQCGKCFARKSQLTGHQRIHSGEEPHKCPECGKRFLRSSDLYRHQRLHTGERPYECTVCKKRFTRRSHLIGHQRTHSEEETYKCLECGKSFCHGSSLKRHLKTHSGEKPHRCHNCGKSFSRLTALTLHQRTHTEERPFKCNYCGKSFRQRPSLVIHLRIHTGEKPYKCSHCSKSFRQRAGLIMHQVTHFRGLL, from the exons ATGGCTGTGGCCCTGGGTTGTGCAATCCAGGCCTCCTTGAATCAGGGCTCGGTGTTTCAAGAGTATGATACCGACTGTGAGGTCTTCCGCCAGCGCTTCCGGCAGTTCCAGTACAAAGAAGCATCTGGGCCTCATGAAGCTTTCAACAAACTCTGGGAGCTCTGCTGTCAATGGCTGAAGCCAAAGATGCGTTCTAAGGAGCAAATCTTGGAGCTGCTGGTGTTGGAGCAATTCCTAACGATTCTGCCCACAGAGATAGAGACCTGGGTGAGGGAACATTGCCCGGAGAACAGAGAAAGAGTTGTGTCACTGATAGAAGACTTACAGAGAGAACTTGAGATACCAGAGCAGCAG CTCGATAGACAGGAAATGCTCTTGGAAGAACTGGCACCAGTGGGAATGGCACACATACCGCCAAACATCCACCTGGAGTCACCCCCACTCCAAGTAATGGGACCTGCCCCGGAGGTCCCAGTGGCAGAGGCGTGGATCCCACAGGCAGGGCCGCAGGAGCTGAGCTTCGGTGCTGCTGGGGAAGGCCAGCCCTTTCTGGACCCTG GATATCCAATACCAAAACTCGACGTGAGCTTTCCATTGGAGCATAGAGAAGAGGCATGGGTGAAGGAACTACAAGATTCCAAAGAAATTAAGCAATTACTCGATTCCAAGTTAG GTTTTGAGATCGGGATAGAAAATGAAGAAGCTacttcagaaaaacagaaaaaaatggagaatatgTATCCATTTATTGTTACTTTAGAGGGGAATGCTCTTCATGGCCCCATTTTGCAAAAAGACTATGTACAGTTAGAAAATCAATGGGAAACCCCCCCAGAGGATTTACAGAGAGATTTAACAAAACTTGTAGAGCATCAGAACCCCTCAGCAGGAGAGAAACCTGAGAGCTCCAACTTGGAAGAACCCCTCAACGCTAGACCCCATAAGAAAAAGAGTCCAGGAGACAAACCTCACCGATGTTCTCAGTGTGGGAAATGTTTTGCTCGGAAGTCACAGCTTACAGGGCACCAGAGAATTCATTCAGGAGAGGAACCTCATAAGTGCCCTGAATGTGGAAAAAGATTCCTTCGTAGTTCAGACCTTTACAGACACCAACGACTTCATACGGGGGAGAGACCCTATGAATGCACGGTGTGTAAAAAGCGATTCACTCGGCGGTCACACCTTATAGGGCACCAGAGAACCCACTCTGAAGAAGAAACATATAAATGCCTTGAGTGTGGGAAAAGCTTTTGTCATGGATCAAGTCTTAAAAGACATCTGAAAACTCATTCAGGTGAGAAACCTCATAGATGTCATAATTGTGGGAAAAGTTTTAGTAGGCTGACAGCTCTTACTTTGCACCAGAGAACTCACACTGAAGAGAGACCATTTAAATGTAATTACTGTGGGAAAAGCTTTAGACAGAGACCAAGCCTTGTTATTCATTTAAGAATTCATACAGGGGAGAAGCCATACAAGTGTAGTCATTGTTCTAAAAGCTTCAGACAGAGAGCAGGCCTTATTATGCACCAAGTCACTCACTTTAGAGGTCTTCTTTAA